The DNA sequence TTCCAAAAGCAACTTTTCGGTGCCGTCCGCCGCCCGATGATGGCGGGCAATCGTGGTAGTCCAAATGCGGAAATCGGCGGCAAGCTGGCCGCGCAGCTCCTTCGGCAGATCGGTCATGTCGTCGAAACTGTTCGCCCGCCGCTCGAACAACCAGCGGCGAATCTGCCCCGCACGATAGGTCGGCACGCCGCGCTCGGCGAGCCAGGCGGAAAGGGCGGCCGAATCAGGCTCGAGAATGTGGATCAAGGGACGCGCTGCCTGCCGAGATTGAACGATGCATGTGCCGCCGCGGGCTTTGTCCAAGCTACGCGGCACCATTGCATTGTGCATGACGCGGCAAGGCTTTCCAAGCCCGCGTCGATTAGCCGGCGTTGGACGTCGCCGGTTCCAAGCCGATTTCGAGCGGCTCGGCTTCCGGCGAGCCAGCAGGCGTGACGGCCAGGCCACCTTTGGCGAGAAAGGCGCGTTGCCAGCCTTGGCTCACGAACGAGAGCACGATCGCGCCGCCGAAGGCGATCAGCGAGAAGACCATGAATCCGCCGCCGAAGCTCGAGGTCCATTGCTTCATCTGACCGAGCAGGTTCGGCAGCAGGAATCCGCCGATCCCGCCGGCCGCGCCGACGATCCCGGTCACGACGCCGATCTCCTGCGAGAACCGCTGCGGAACCAACTGGAACACGGCGCCGTTGCCTAGCCCGAGCATCCCCATCGTGACGAACATCAATCCAACGCCGAGCCCGAGCGCCGGCGACGTTGCCAGCCCGACCATCATCAGGCCGACGCCGAGGTACAGCGCCGTCAAGACGCGCAGTCCGCCGAAGCGATCGGAAAAATAGCCGCCGACCGGCCGCAGGAACGATCCCGAGATCACGCACAGCGTCGTGTACAGCCCGGCCTGCGGAGCGGAAAGGCCGTATTGATCGTGAAAGAAGATGTTCAGGATGCTGGCCAGCCCGACGAAGCCGCCGAACGTGATCGAGTAGAACAGACAGAACCACCACGTGTCGCGTTTGGCGAGCACCGCCGCGTAGCGCGAAAGGGGCTGCGGCGCCGGTTGCTTGGGGCTATCCTTCGCCAGGATGCAAAATACGATGAGCGTGACCACGATGGGAATCAACGCCAGTCCGAAGACGGCGTGCCAGCCGATCTGCTCGGCCAATCGCGGGCCAAAGAAGGTGGCCAGGGCCGTGCCGCTGTTGCCCGCCCCGGCAATCCCCATCGCCAGCCCTTGATGTTCGGGCGGATACCAGCGGCTAGCTAGCGGCAAGGCGGCGGCAAAGCTTGCCCCCGCCACGCCCAACATCAGCCCGATCAACAGGAGCTTCGAGAAGCTGTCGGCCCAAAGCCAGCCGAGCGCCAGCGGCACGAGTGTCAACACCAAGCCGATGATCGCAGTCCGCCGCGCGCCCCAA is a window from the Pirellulales bacterium genome containing:
- a CDS encoding nitrate/nitrite transporter, giving the protein MNLRDFRRAGHLPTLFSAFLYFDISFMVWVLVGALGNSIAADFHLTPGQKGLVVAVPLLGGAVLRLLLGLMTDHWGARRTAIIGLVLTLVPLALGWLWADSFSKLLLIGLMLGVAGASFAAALPLASRWYPPEHQGLAMGIAGAGNSGTALATFFGPRLAEQIGWHAVFGLALIPIVVTLIVFCILAKDSPKQPAPQPLSRYAAVLAKRDTWWFCLFYSITFGGFVGLASILNIFFHDQYGLSAPQAGLYTTLCVISGSFLRPVGGYFSDRFGGLRVLTALYLGVGLMMVGLATSPALGLGVGLMFVTMGMLGLGNGAVFQLVPQRFSQEIGVVTGIVGAAGGIGGFLLPNLLGQMKQWTSSFGGGFMVFSLIAFGGAIVLSFVSQGWQRAFLAKGGLAVTPAGSPEAEPLEIGLEPATSNAG